The genome window GTCGATATCAGAATTCGGCCTGTAGTGTTGTGTATGGGTTCTAGTTATATGCTTGGGGGCACGTTTAGCTAATGTGCTTATTCAAAAGCACCATTCATCAGTTTGATAATAGGATCCGAACGCTTATAGCTGTTGATTAGAGGAACTAGGCGTTTGAAATGTTCGCTGGCACAGTGAATATCGAGCGCTTCTTGATTCGGCCACTCCTCGATAAAAATAAAGTGCCCAGGATCTTTTTGGTCAACGTAAAGGTCATAACTGATACACAATGGTTCTTGTTTAGTTGCAGCGACCAATTCACGGTATAGCGGCATAACAATCTCAATCGCTTCGCTTTGAATAAAATCTTCCGCAATGACTTTTAACATATATTTCCCTTTTCTTTATAAAATAACTGTGTATAAACACAGCAATACAAACACAAATTCATTGAGAGCTCAATGTAAAAAACTGGCGAGATGATGAGTTTTTTTAATTAAAAAATTTATTATTCATGAATTGTATTGTAATAAAAAAGCCTTGATAGTTTCCTATCAAGGCTTTTATGTTTACAGCTAGCGAGTTGTTAGAAATCAGCAGGTTTTGCCATTTCAGAGGTTGCGACGTTTGAAGCAACATGACCACCTGCGCCACCTTTACCTTCAAAGGTAGAGGCTTCACGCTGGAATTCTGTTATCTCAAATGGCGCAGCAGCAACTGTAGGGGCTGGTGCTTTTGTCATTGGAGAATAAGCATGACGTTTATGTAAGCTGACAGCTGGGCTGCTTGCTACCGTTGCCGGTTCAGCTACGGCAACAGGTTCGATAACTTCCTCGACACTGACTACCTCAGTTGAAGCTGTGATAGTAACTTGAGGAAGCTGCGTTTCTTCAACGACGTCATTAACCTCTTCATTGACAATAACAGGCGCCGTTTGTTCGTCTACGATAGTAACGCTTTCAACCGTTTCTGTTTGAGCTATTTCAACTTGCGGTTCAATAATCTCAGCCGCTATTTCTACAGTCTCTTTTACTGTTTCGACGGTTTCAACTTCCTGCGTACCGTTAGTTTCATCGATGGCAATTGGTGCTGATTCAACCATGTGTTCGACAGCGGTTGCTTCGTTAACTAAAGATGTCTCTTCAGTATTAACGGTTTCCACTGGAGTGTCATGCGACTCTTGCTTAACTTCCTCAGCCACGACAGGAGTGACGGCCACGCTACTTTGTGACGGGGTAACATTTGTCGTTTCTGCTACAGGAGCATCATTAATACTTTGTTGTTCAAGCATTTCTTCATTAGTGATGATTGCCATGCTTTCTTGTTGAGGCTGGGCAATTGGGTAATGAATAAATACTTTGCCAGATGCCAGCTCAGGTGAGGCAACGGCAGCGATTAATGGCATTGGTGATTTAGTTAAATGGCGCTCATCACGATAACGACGGCGACGTTGACCACTGACACGTAAGTGACGTGGTGAACGACGTGAGCGTCGTGGAATGATGGTGTCTTGCTTTTCTTCGCCATCAACTTGAGCTACTGATTCTTGGCGCTCTTCAGTTTGTACTTCACCTTCAATTGGGCTCATAGGTGCAGTTGGTGCAGGTAATGCAGCCACAGGCTCAGAGGCTATTTCAGGTGCCGTTTCAACAGGTGCAGCAATCTGCTCGTTATCAGTAACACGGATTTTTTGTGTTAATTGACGACGCTGACGACGTGGGGCAACAGGACGTTGTTCTTCTTCCTTTTCAGCCGCATTCTCTACATTGTCTTGCTGAACATCTTGTTGTGATTTAGCAACTTGCTGTTGACGTTTTTCATCTTGACGACGGCGACGTTCAGCGCGTTGTTCACGACGTTGTTGCTGATTATCACGATTCGCATTGTCAGTTGTTTGCTCGTCTTGCGTGTTCGTATTCTTATTGTTGCGACCTTTATTGCGATTATTCGTTTCATCCGCTGATGCATTACGATTATTGCGATCATTACGGTTGTCGCGATTATCACGGTTATCACGATTGTCAGTATCATCGCGGTCACGACGATTATTATTACGACGGTTATTGTTGCGACGATCATTATTCCGGCGGCGATCATTATTATTGCGGTTTTTCGGCGCTGGTTTCTCAACCACTTTTTCTTCTTCGCCAAACAGGCCTTTAAAGAATGCCGCAATTTTGCTGAACAAACTAGGGGATGCAGGTTCAGCCGCCGCTGATTTAATAGGTGCTTTTGTTACAGTTTCTTTTGGTTTCACTGTAGACATGTCTACAGGCTCTTGCAGTGCAAAAGCAGAAATTGCAGGTTGCTCAGGTGTTTTACGTTCAGATGTCGTTTCATCAATCTGATTTAACGTCTCTGTTTCGTGATATTGCGCTAAGTTATAGCTTAACGTATTGACTTCTTCACCTTTACGAATGCGGATCACATGGAAGTGAGGCGTTTGCATTTGGTCATTAGGAACAACAACAACACGGACATGGCTTTGACGTTGTTCGATATCACTGACCGCTTTGCGTTTTTCGTTCAGCAGGTAAGAGGCGATTTGTACGGGGACAATGGCATGCACTTCATGGGTATTTTCTTTCAGTGCTTCTTCTTCAATAAGACGAAGAACGGACAGAGAAAGTGATTCGTTGTCACGAATGGTTCCGGTTCCTGAACAGCGAGGACACACATGGTGGCTTGACTCACCTAAAGAAGGGCTCAAACGTTGACGTGACATCTCCAATAACCCAAAGCGTGAGATGCGTGCAATTTGAATGCGTGCACGGTCTTGACGTACCGCTTCACGTAGGCGGTTTTCAACTTCACGTTGATGCCTAACGGGTGTCATATCGATAAAGTCGATAACAATCAAACCACCCAAGTCGCGAAGACGCAATTGGCGTGCAATTTCATCAGCCGCTTCTAAGTTAGTGTTGAACGCAGTTTCTTCGATATCGCCACCACGTGTTGAACGTGAAGAGTTGATATCGATAGCGGTCAATGCTTCAGTGGTATCAATTACTAATGCACCGCCTGATGGCAAGCGAACTTCACGTTGGAACGCAGATTCGATTTGTGATTCAATTTGGTAGTGGCTAAAGAGTGGAACATCACCACTGTAGTGTTTGATTTTGCTTGCAAAATCACCACGGCCGATAGCTTCGATATGGTTGCGTGCCATTTCGACAACTTTTGGGTTGTCGATCAGAATTTCGCCGATATCTGGGCGCAGATAATCGCGGAAGGCACGGACAATAACGTTACTTTCTTGGTGAATCAAGAACGGTGCAGGGCGATTTTCAGCGGCTTTTTGAATCGCTTCCCAGTGACGTAAACGGTAGAGCAAATCTTGTTGCAGTGATTCTGCAGATTTACCCACACCAGCGGTACGAACGATTAAGCCCATGCCGTCTGGAATTTGTAAAGAAGACAGTGCTTCTTTTAGTTCAGTTCGGTCTTCCCTTCGATGCGACGTGAAATACCCCCCGCACGTGGGTTATTTGGCATTAAAACGAGGTAACTTCCTGCCAAGCTAATGAAGGTAGTTAATGCAGCACCTTTATTGCCACGCTCTTCTTTATCCACTTGGACGATAACTTCTTGGCCTTCTTTTAACACATCTTTGATGTTAGGACGGCCTTGAGAGTGATAGTTGCTTGGGAAGTATTCACGAGCGATTTCTTTGATAGGAAGGAAACCGTGTCTTTCAGCGCCGTAGTCTACAAAAGCAGCTTCAAGACTAGGTTCGATACGAGTGATTTTACCTTTGTAGATATTGGCCTTTTTTTGCTCATGACCAGGACTTTCAATATCCAAATCATAGAGACGTTGCCCGTCAACAAGGGCAACACGCAACTCTTCCTGTTGAGTTGCGTTTATTAGCATTCTTTTCATGTTATTACTTACTCATTATTTTCTTTTAAATAAAGAGCAGCGAAAGAAAGAGCTACTGTAAACCGATGGCCTCGTGATTTTTACAAAACCGTCTGCCTCGCGGCAGTCGTTCGTATAGAGACGCGCAATATTCGGTGAACCTGATTTTTAGATTAAAAATTCAGCGTTCTTAATCAGGATGCCGTAAGTTATTAAAGAAAACGGAAGTTCCTAACCCAATAAGCCAAAATTCGTTGCTCGCTAATTTATTTGATGTTGCTAAATGTCTTACGCCATTGCTGCATTGTTACGCCATCAAACATTGTTACGCCATCAAATAAGAAATCCTATAAAACGTTAACTTTCGTTTTTTAAACATCTCAGCAACTTCATATTATTCCATTGCCATAGCTATTATAGCAAGTCGATACGGAAGTTATATGGAAATTTTATTTAGAAATAGGATAAATCATGCAGAAAATAACCAAATTAAAAAAAAACATAAAAAATTTTGTGGAGTCGGTATGATAGGGAAAGCAAATAAGCGCATATTTTAATCAATTAGAGTTAACGCATTCCCGAATGAATACACAAAATCAAGTTCAATTTATTGACATCAGCGATGACGAAGCTGGGCAACGTATCGATAACTTTTTGCTCACTAAACTTAAAGGTGTGCCAAAGAGTATGATTTATCGCATTATCCGCAAAGGGGAAGTGCGTGTTAACAAGGGGCGGATAAAGCCTGAATATAAATTAGTCGAAGGGGACCAAGTGCGCGTTCCTCCCGTTAGGGTTGCTGAGCGTGAAACCGCACCGGTTTCGGCCAAACTGGATAAAGTCGCTGCATTAGCGAATTGCATTTTATTTGAAGATGACGTTCTCTTAGTGCTGAATAAACCATCGGGAACTGCTGTTCATGGTGGGAGTGGTTTAAGCTTTGGTGTTATTGAAGGTTTAAGAGCGTTACGTCCAGATGCGCGTTTCCTTGAGTTAGTTCATCGTCTTGATAGAGACACATCAGGTATTTTATTGGTGGCTAAAAAGCGCTCAGCACTTCGAGCGTTACACGAACAATTGCGTTTGAAACAAATGCAAAAGGATTATTTAGCACTCGTAAGAGGCAACTGGCAGTCGCACATGAAAGTTATTCAAGCCCCTTTACTTAAAAACATTCTACAAAGTGGCGAGCGAGTCGTTAAAGTGAGCAGTGAAGGAAAACCGTCAGAGACGCGTTTTAAAGTGGAAGAACGGTTTGATAATGCAACTTTGGTAAAAGCGAGCCCTGTCACGGGGCGGACACATCAAATACGTGTTCATACACTTTATGCAGGGCATCCTATTGCATTTGATGACCGGTACGGTGACAAGCAATTTGATAGCCAACTGGTAGGGACAGATTTAAATCGCTTATTTTTGCATGCGAGTGCATTGAAATTTACGCACCCTAAAACGGGTGAAGAGATGCGTTTGCAAGCCCCTTTAGATAACCAATTGAATCACTGCCTAAAAATATTACGTAGCCGTAAAGCAGAAAAGTAAGTCATTTGATTAACTGGCAGGTTTTCCCTGCCAGTATAAAGGATTAATTATCAAATAATGGGCTAACTTGGTGTGGACGTAACATTTCGAGTAATAAAATAAGCGGAAGCCCAAACTAACGTATTGGGGTCACGCCCTTCTAAACGCTCAAATAAACTAATTCCTAGTCCTTCTGATTTAAAGCTCCCTGCGCATTGATAAGGTTCATCTTTAAGTAGGTAATTCGTTATTTCTGCATCAGATAGTTGCCTGAAATGAACGTGAAACAATTCACACTGCACATTAAATTTATCTGTTTCAGTATCAAGCAGGCATAGTCCAGTATAAAAAGTGACCTTATTACCTGACGCGGATTTAAGCTGCTGAAAAGCGTTATCAAAATTATGCGGTTTCCCCATAATTTTATTATCAATAACACAAACTTGATCAGAGCCAATAATCAAGTGCTGAGAGTATTGAGCTGAGAGTGCGTTAGCCTTTGCATGAGATAAACGCATAACTAAAGCCTGAGCCGACTCATTCAAAATGGGGGACTCATCAATATTGGGGGCCACTGCTAAAAAAGGTAATCCCAGTTTTTTTAGTAGGGCTTGTCGGTAGGTTGAAGTTGACGCCAAAATAATTGATTTCATGATTTTTCTCGAAACTCGTAGCCAAAAGGGTTAACTCATTTTAAACTATAAAACGTAAAACCTACGGTTTTTTGGTGAAAAGGCGAGTTTACCCCGCCTTTTTCTTTGACTATAGCTCATTACAAAGTTAATATGCGCGCCTTATGCAAAAGGTAAAATTACCCCTGACTATCGATGCGCAGCGTGCAGCTCAGAAAAACCTCGACTATGTCGGGAGTTATACACCTGAGCAAGTTGCACGTCTTGCAGAATCAGTAGTCAGTGTAGACAGTGATGTAGAAACCGAATTATCATTTAATATTGATAAACAACGTCTCACGGTTATCGAAGGGAAATCCGATGTGGATCTCACCCTCCAATGCCAACGTTGCGGAAAAAATTTCAAGCATCATGCCTACGTATCGTATTGTTTTAGTCCTGTCGTCAATGACGAAAAGGCCGAAGCATTACCGGAGCTCTACGAACCGATTCAAATTGATGAATTTGGTGAAATAGATTTGCTGGGAATGATAGAAGATGAAATAATTCTATCCTTACCAGTTGTTCCGGTTCATGATTCTGAACACTGTGAAGTGTCCGAAGCGGACATGGTGTATGGTGAACTGCCTCCCGAGGCAGAAAAACCAAATCCATTTGCCGTATTAGCCAGTTTAAAGAAAAGTACTTAAGGAGTAAGGTCAATGGCCGTACAACAGAATAAACCAACTCGTTCAAAACGCGGTATGCGTCGTTCACATGATGCACTGACTGCTACCCTAGTTTCTGTAGATAAAACTTCCGGTGAAACTCACCTGCGTCACCATGTGACTGCAGATGGTTACTACCGTGGCCGTAAGGTTATCAACAAGTAATTTGTTGTTACCTTGGCTAATCTAACCATTGCGTTAGATGCTATGGGCGGGGATGTTGGTCCCCGCGTCACGGTGCCTGCTGCATTGCAGGCACTGGCATCTAATCCAGCACTCAAATTACTGCTTGTCGGTCAACCCGAAGCCATTCAACCTTTGCTTGCACACCAAAGTGCTGAGCAAATTTCGCGTGTCGAAATTATTCCTGCGGACGGTATTATCGCAAACGATGCAAAACCATCAAATGCGATAAGACAAAGCAAAGGAACCTCGATGCGAGTGGCCTTAGAGTTAGTGAAGACAGGGCAGGCACAAGCGTGCGTGAGTGCGGGGAATACGGGTGCGCTGATGGGGCTAGCAAAATTAATGCTAAAGTCTATAGAGGGGGATTGAGCGCCCAGCGCTAATGACCATCTTACCTAATCAGCAAAAAAGCCAAACAGTTGTGCTAGATTTAGGCGCTAATGTTAACTGTAGTAGTGATATGCTAGTCCAATTTGCCGTAATGGGTTCCGTGATGGCAGAAGAAGTGGTTAACATTTCTAAACCGAGAGTCGCGTTACTGAATATTGGCGAAGAAGAGAGTAAAGGTCTAGATAATATCCGCGAAGCCGCCTCAGTATTAAAAGAAACATCATCAATTAATTACATTGGTTATGTAGAAGGTAACGAATTACTGACAGGTAAAACCGATGTGTTAGTGTGTGACGGCTTCGCAGGTAATGTCTCATTGAAGACGATGGAAGGCGTAATACGCGTCATCCTTTCATTGATAAAATCGACCGGTGATCAACATAAAAAAAGCAGTTGGTTTATGCAACTGGCGAAAAAATGGTTAAAAAAACGTTTAATGAAACGTTTTGGGGACATGAACCCCGACCAGTATAACGGTGCGACTCTGTTAGGATTAAAAGGTATTGTCATCAAGAGTCATGGTGCAGCGAATGAAGGCGCTTTCAAAGCGGCTATTGACCGCGCAGTACAAGCTGTTGAAAAACAAGTCCCAGAAAGAATAACAGCGCGACTAAATATTGTTTTACCCAGGAGTGATCAATAACCTATGGCTATGTACAGTAAAATCTTAGGAACAGGCAGCTACTTACCAGCACAAGTACGTACCAATGCTGATCTGGAAAAAATGGTTGATACTTCTGATGAGTGGATTGTGACACGCACTGGCATACATGAAAGAAGAATTGCCAACGAAGATGAAAGTGTCTCAGTGATGGGTTTTCAAGCTGCCAAAAATGCGTTAGACATGGCGCAAGTCGATGCAACTGACATTGGTTTGATTATCGTTGCAACCACATCAGCAACTCACGCTTTTCCTAGCGCTGCTTGCCAAATTCAACAGATGCTAGGTATTCAAGATTGTGCGGCATTTGATGTCGCAGCAGCATGTGCAGGTTTTACCTATGCGATTAGTATTGCTGATCAATTCGTCAAAACAGGTATGACCAAAAAAGCATTAGTTATTGGTGCTGATGCTTTATCTAAAACATTAGACCCAGCAGATCGTGGCACGATTATTTTATTTGGTGATGCGGCAGGGGCTGTTGTTATCGGCGAATCTGAAGAGCCGGGTATTATTTCGACGCATTTACATGCCGATGGCCGTTATGGGGATTTACTCACATTACCTAATCGTAGCCGTTGCTCTGAAGACCCTGCCTATTTGACCATGACAGGTAATGAAGTCTTTAAAGTTGCAGTGCGCGAATTAGCACATATTGTTGATGAGACACTGGCACAAAGCGGTATAGCCAAAGAAGAACTTGATTGGTTGGTCCCACATCAAGCAAATTTAAGAATTATCTCTGCGACGGCGAAAAAATTAGATATGACAATGGATAAAGTCGTTGTCACATTAGACCGTCACGGTAATACTTCAGCAGCATCAGTTCCTACAGCGTTGGATGAAGCGGTGCGTGATGGTCGTATTCAGCGTGGTCAACTTGTGCTTTTAGAAGCCTTCGGTGGCGGTTTCACTTGGGGCTCTGCATTGGTTCGTTTTTAATTAACTGAGAAAATAGACATGACACAATTTGCTATGGTATTTCCCGGACAGGGTTCTCAGTCTTTAGGGATGTTAGCAGCATTGGCTGAAGAAAATCAGCTTGTTGAGCAAACATTCGCTGAAGCATCGGAAGCATTGGGTTACGATCTCTGGGCGTTAGTACAAAATGGGCCAGAAGAAGAATTAAACAAAACATGGCAAACACAGCCTGCTTTATTAGCAGCTTCTGTGGCTATTTTCCGTGTTTGGAAAGTCAAAAATGGCGCGATGCCTGCGATCATGGCGGGTCACAGCCTTGGTGAATATTCTGCTTTAGTTTGCGCGGGTGTTATCGACTTTAAACAAGCGATTAAACTGGTTGAATTGCGCGGAAAACTCATGCAAGAAGCCGTTCCTGAAGGCACTGGTGCGATGTATGCCATTATTGGTTTGGATAACGAATCAATTGAAAAAGCTTGCCAAGAGGTTTCTCAAGGCCAAGTTGTTTCACCGGTTAATTTTAATTCACCGGGCCAAGTCGTGATTGCGGGTGAAAAAGCCGCAGTTGAACGTGCGGGTATCGCATGTAAAGAAGCGGGGGCTAAACGTGCGTTGCCATTATCTGTTAGCGTCCCGTCTCATTGTGCATTAATGAAGCCAGCTGCTGATAAATTAGCCGAAGCGTTAGAAAAAATTGATTTTTGTGAGCCAGACTATCCAGTTATTAACAATGTTGATGTTAAAATTGAGAAATCGGCACAAAATATTCGTGATGCTTTAGTCCGTCAACTGTATAATCCAGTACGCTGGACGGAAACAGTAGAATTAATGGCAGATCAAGGTGTTGAACATCTTATTGAAGTAGGTCCAGGAAAAGTATTGACTGGTCTTACCAAGCGAATTGTCTCTAATTTAACTGCCGTCGCAGTCAATGATCCTGTATCATTAAGCACTGCTTTAGAAAATAGCTGAGGACGACATGAGCTTTGAAGGAAAAATTGCACTGGTAACAGGCGCGAGTCGTGGAATTGGTAAAGCTATTGCTTTAACATTAATTGCTCGTGGTGCTACCGTTATCGGAACAGCAACCAGCGAAAAAGGCGCAGAAGCCATT of Providencia rettgeri contains these proteins:
- a CDS encoding Antibiotic biosynthesis monooxygenase translates to MLKVIAEDFIQSEAIEIVMPLYRELVAATKQEPLCISYDLYVDQKDPGHFIFIEEWPNQEALDIHCASEHFKRLVPLINSYKRSDPIIKLMNGAFE
- the rne_1 gene encoding Ribonuclease E produces the protein MGLIVRTAGVGKSAESLQQDLLYRLRHWEAIQKAAENRPAPFLIHQESNVIVRAFRDYLRPDIGEILIDNPKVVEMARNHIEAIGRGDFASKIKHYSGDVPLFSHYQIESQIESAFQREVRLPSGGALVIDTTEALTAIDINSSRSTRGGDIEETAFNTNLEAADEIARQLRLRDLGGLIVIDFIDMTPVRHQREVENRLREAVRQDRARIQIARISRFGLLEMSRQRLSPSLGESSHHVCPRCSGTGTIRDNESLSLSVLRLIEEEALKENTHEVHAIVPVQIASYLLNEKRKAVSDIEQRQSHVRVVVVPNDQMQTPHFHVIRIRKGEEVNTLSYNLAQYHETETLNQIDETTSERKTPEQPAISAFALQEPVDMSTVKPKETVTKAPIKSAAAEPASPSLFSKIAAFFKGLFGEEEKVVEKPAPKNRNNNDRRRNNDRRNNNRRNNNRRDRDDTDNRDNRDNRDNRNDRNNRNASADETNNRNKGRNNKNTNTQDEQTTDNANRDNQQQRREQRAERRRRQDEKRQQQVAKSQQDVQQDNVENAAEKEEEQRPVAPRRQRRQLTQKIRVTDNEQIAAPVETAPEIASEPVAALPAPTAPMSPIEGEVQTEERQESVAQVDGEEKQDTIIPRRSRRSPRHLRVSGQRRRRYRDERHLTKSPMPLIAAVASPELASGKVFIHYPIAQPQQESMAIITNEEMLEQQSINDAPVAETTNVTPSQSSVAVTPVVAEEVKQESHDTPVETVNTEETSLVNEATAVEHMVESAPIAIDETNGTQEVETVETVKETVEIAAEIIEPQVEIAQTETVESVTIVDEQTAPVIVNEEVNDVVEETQLPQVTITASTEVVSVEEVIEPVAVAEPATVASSPAVSLHKRHAYSPMTKAPAPTVAAAPFEITEFQREASTFEGKGGAGGHVASNVATSEMAKPADF
- the rne_2 gene encoding Ribonuclease E, with the protein product MKRMLINATQQEELRVALVDGQRLYDLDIESPGHEQKKANIYKGKITRIEPSLEAAFVDYGAERHGFLPIKEIAREYFPSNYHSQGRPNIKDVLKEGQEVIVQVDKEERGNKGAALTTFISLAGSYLVLMPNNPRAGGISRRIEGKTELN
- the rluC gene encoding Ribosomal large subunit pseudouridine synthase C codes for the protein MNTQNQVQFIDISDDEAGQRIDNFLLTKLKGVPKSMIYRIIRKGEVRVNKGRIKPEYKLVEGDQVRVPPVRVAERETAPVSAKLDKVAALANCILFEDDVLLVLNKPSGTAVHGGSGLSFGVIEGLRALRPDARFLELVHRLDRDTSGILLVAKKRSALRALHEQLRLKQMQKDYLALVRGNWQSHMKVIQAPLLKNILQSGERVVKVSSEGKPSETRFKVEERFDNATLVKASPVTGRTHQIRVHTLYAGHPIAFDDRYGDKQFDSQLVGTDLNRLFLHASALKFTHPKTGEEMRLQAPLDNQLNHCLKILRSRKAEK
- the yhdE_1 gene encoding Maf-like protein yhdE: MKSIILASTSTYRQALLKKLGLPFLAVAPNIDESPILNESAQALVMRLSHAKANALSAQYSQHLIIGSDQVCVIDNKIMGKPHNFDNAFQQLKSASGNKVTFYTGLCLLDTETDKFNVQCELFHVHFRQLSDAEITNYLLKDEPYQCAGSFKSEGLGISLFERLEGRDPNTLVWASAYFITRNVTSTPS
- a CDS encoding Uncharacterized ACR, COG1399; amino-acid sequence: MQKVKLPLTIDAQRAAQKNLDYVGSYTPEQVARLAESVVSVDSDVETELSFNIDKQRLTVIEGKSDVDLTLQCQRCGKNFKHHAYVSYCFSPVVNDEKAEALPELYEPIQIDEFGEIDLLGMIEDEIILSLPVVPVHDSEHCEVSEADMVYGELPPEAEKPNPFAVLASLKKST
- the rpmF gene encoding 50S ribosomal protein L32; the protein is MAVQQNKPTRSKRGMRRSHDALTATLVSVDKTSGETHLRHHVTADGYYRGRKVINK
- the plsX_1 gene encoding Phosphate acyltransferase, which translates into the protein MGGDVGPRVTVPAALQALASNPALKLLLVGQPEAIQPLLAHQSAEQISRVEIIPADGIIANDAKPSNAIRQSKGTSMRVALELVKTGQAQACVSAGNTGALMGLAKLMLKSIEGD
- the plsX_2 gene encoding Phosphate acyltransferase, with product MTILPNQQKSQTVVLDLGANVNCSSDMLVQFAVMGSVMAEEVVNISKPRVALLNIGEEESKGLDNIREAASVLKETSSINYIGYVEGNELLTGKTDVLVCDGFAGNVSLKTMEGVIRVILSLIKSTGDQHKKSSWFMQLAKKWLKKRLMKRFGDMNPDQYNGATLLGLKGIVIKSHGAANEGAFKAAIDRAVQAVEKQVPERITARLNIVLPRSDQ
- the fabH_1 gene encoding 3-oxoacyl-[acyl-carrier-protein] synthase 3 produces the protein MAMYSKILGTGSYLPAQVRTNADLEKMVDTSDEWIVTRTGIHERRIANEDESVSVMGFQAAKNALDMAQVDATDIGLIIVATTSATHAFPSAACQIQQMLGIQDCAAFDVAAACAGFTYAISIADQFVKTGMTKKALVIGADALSKTLDPADRGTIILFGDAAGAVVIGESEEPGIISTHLHADGRYGDLLTLPNRSRCSEDPAYLTMTGNEVFKVAVRELAHIVDETLAQSGIAKEELDWLVPHQANLRIISATAKKLDMTMDKVVVTLDRHGNTSAASVPTALDEAVRDGRIQRGQLVLLEAFGGGFTWGSALVRF
- the fabD gene encoding Malonyl CoA-acyl carrier protein transacylase, with translation MTQFAMVFPGQGSQSLGMLAALAEENQLVEQTFAEASEALGYDLWALVQNGPEEELNKTWQTQPALLAASVAIFRVWKVKNGAMPAIMAGHSLGEYSALVCAGVIDFKQAIKLVELRGKLMQEAVPEGTGAMYAIIGLDNESIEKACQEVSQGQVVSPVNFNSPGQVVIAGEKAAVERAGIACKEAGAKRALPLSVSVPSHCALMKPAADKLAEALEKIDFCEPDYPVINNVDVKIEKSAQNIRDALVRQLYNPVRWTETVELMADQGVEHLIEVGPGKVLTGLTKRIVSNLTAVAVNDPVSLSTALENS